A window of the Astyanax mexicanus isolate ESR-SI-001 chromosome 22, AstMex3_surface, whole genome shotgun sequence genome harbors these coding sequences:
- the top3b gene encoding DNA topoisomerase 3-beta-1 — protein MRTVLMVAEKPSLAQSIAKILSKGSCSSRKGLNGACSVHDYTGSFMGQSVRFKMTSVCGHVMSLDFTGKYNNWDKVDPAELLSKAPTEKKEANPKLSMVKFLQVEAKGCDYVVLWLDCDKEGENICFEVLDAIQPVMNKPYGNERTVYRAKFSSITDTDIWNAMNQLGEPNKNEALSVDARQELDLRIGCAFTRFQTKYFQGKYGNLDSSLISFGPCQTPTLGFCVERHDKIQSFKPETYWVIQAKVFKGKDSPITLDWDRVRVFDREIVQMFVNMTKTAREALVESVSKKEKAKQRPLALNTVEMLRVASSALGMGPQHTMQIAERLYTQGYISYPRTETTHYPENFDLKGTLRQQANNSHWAETVKTLLAEGINRPRKGADAGDHPPITPMRSATESELGSESWRLYEYITRHFIATVSPDCKYLQTTISFRIGTEGFSCTGKTLISAGFTEVMPWQGIPLEEALPTCEKGDAFTVDEVKLLEKQTSPPDYLTEAELITLMEKHGIGTDASIPVHINNICQRNYVTVENGRKLKPTNLGIVLVHGYYKIDVELVLPTIRSAVEKQLNLIALGKANFHQVLQHTLDIFKRKFHYFVDSIAGMDELMEVSFSPIAATGKPHSRCGKCHRFMKYIQAKPSRLHCSHCDETYSLPQNGAIKLYKELKCPLDEFELVLWTSGSRGKTYPLCPYCFSNPPFRDMKKGMGCNECTHPTCPHSLNSLGIGQCVECETGVLVFDPNSGPKWRMACNKCNVVVHFFEHAYKVQVAQDSCEACEASLVMVDFHKARTPLADGETQHTGCVFCDTLFQDLVELKHATMRHPMHRGGGARRGRGRGRGRRPGGRGNPKKPKDKMAALAAYFV, from the exons GTAGCTGTTCCAGCCGTAAAGGCCTGAATGGAGCGTGCTCGGTCCACGACTACACAGGAAGCTTCATGGGCCAGAGCGTGCGCTTTAAGATGACATCAGTGTGTGGTCATGTCATGAGTCTGGATTTCACTG GGAAATACAATAACTGGGACAAGGTGGATCCTGCCGAACTGTTGAGCAAAGCACCAACTGAGAAGAAAGAGGCCAACCCTAAACTCAGCATGGTTAAATTCCTACAG GTCGAAGCCAAAGGCTGTGACTATGTGGTGTTGTGGCTGGATTGTGATAAAGAAGGGGAGAATATTTGTTTTGAG GTGTTGGATGCCATTCAGCCAGTGATGAATAAGCCGTACGGTAATGAGCGAACTGTTTACCGGGCCAAGTTCAGCTCCATCACTGACACAGACATCTGGAACGCTATGAACCAACTGGGAGAGCCCAATAAGAACGAAGCTCTGTCTGTGGATGCTCGACAGGAGCTGGATCTCCGTATTGGCTGTGCTTTTACACG ATTCCAGACCAAGTATTTCCAGGGAAAATACGGCAATCTGGACTCCTCTCTTATCTCATTCGGCCCGTGCCAGACACCAACACTGGGTTTCTGTGTGGAGCGCCATGACAAGATCCAGTCCTTCAAACCTGAGACTTACTGGGTCATCCAGGCtaag GTATTTAAAGGGAAGGACAGTCCCATCACTTTGGACTGGGACCGTGTCCGAGTGTTCGACAGAGAAATCGTTCAGATGTTTGTCAACATGACCAAGACAGCCAGAGAAGCCCTG GTTGAGTCGGTCAGTAAGAAGGAGAAAGCCAAACAGAGACCTCTCGCCTTGAACACAGTGGAGATGTTACGAGTGGCCAGTTCAGCTTTGG GTATGGGTCCTCAGCACACCATGCAGATAGCAGAGCGCTTGTACACACAGGGCTATATCAGCTACCCTCGTACAGAGACCACACACTACCCAGAGAACTTTGACCTCAAGGGAACGCTCAGGCAGCAGGCTAACAACTCGCACTGGGCCGAGACG GTAAAAACTCTTTTGGCTGAGGGCATTAATCGGCCCAGGAAAGGAGCAGATGCAGGAGACCACCCGCCAATCACCCCCATGAGGTCTGCCACTGAGAGCGAGCTAG GTAGTGAAAGCTGGCGGCTGTATGAGTACATCACGCGTCACTTCATAGCCACGGTCAGCCCTGACTGCAAGTACCTGCAGACCACCATCTCATTCCGAATTGGCACAGAGGGTTTCTCCTGCACCGGCAAGACTCTAATCTCAGCTG GTTTTACTGAGGTCATGCCATGGCAGGGTATTCCCCTGGAGGAGGCTTTACCCACCTGTGAGAAGGGAGATGCGTTTACTGTGGATGAGGTTAAACTGCTGGAGAAACAGACCAGCCCACCTGATTACCTCACTGAGGCTGAGCTCATCACACTCATGGAGAAACATGGGATAG GTACTGATGCCAGCATCCCCGTCCACATCAACAACATCTGTCAGAGAAATTACGTAACTGTGGAAAACGGACGCAAGCTGAAACCCACTAATCTGGGCATCGTCCTGGTTCATGGCTACTACAAGATAG atGTGGAGCTGGTGTTGCCCACCATTCGCAGTGCGGTGGAGAAGCAGCTGAATCTTATTGCTCTGGGCAAAGCAAACTTCCACCAGGTTCTCCAGCACACACTCGACATATTTAAGAGGAAGTTTCACTACTTTGTCGACTCCATCGCAG GTATGGATGAGCTGATGGAAGTGTCTTTCTCACCAATCGCTGCTACCGGGAAGCCTCACTCTCGCTGTGGAAAATGCCACCGGTTTATGAAGTATATTCAG GCCAAGCCGAGCCGCCTGCACTGTTCTCACTGTGATGAGACGTACAGTCTTCCCCAGAATGGAGCCATTAAGCTGTATAAGGAGCTGAAGTGTCCTCTggatgagtttgagctggtgcTCTGGACGTCCGGCTCTCGCGGCAAGACCTACCCGCTCTGCCCCTACTGCTTCAGCAACCCCCCCTTCAGAGACATGAAGAAAG GTATGGGCTGTAACGAGTGCACCCACCCAACCTGCCCTCACTCGCTCAACTCTCTCGGGATTGGTCAGTGTGTGGAGTGCGAGACGGGCGTGCTCGTCTTCGATCCGAACTCGGGTCCCAAGTGGCGCATGGCCTGCAACAAGTGCAACGTGGTGGTGCATTTCTTCGAGCATGCGTATAAGGTGCAGGTGGCGCAGGACAGCTGTGAGGCGTGCGAGGCTTCGCTGGTGATGGTGGACTTCCACAAGGCTCGCACGCCGCTGGCCGACGGAGAGACGCAGCACACCGGCTGCGTTTTCTGCGACACGCTCTTCCAGGACCTGGTGGAGCTCAAACACGCCACCATGCGGCACCCCATGCACCGAGGGGGCGGAGCTCGCAGGGGGAGAGGGCGGGGCAGGGGGAGGCGCCCTGGCGGACGGGGGAATCCTAAAAAACCAAAAGACAAAATGGCGGCACTGGCAGCGTATTTTGTGTAG